One Aegilops tauschii subsp. strangulata cultivar AL8/78 chromosome 7, Aet v6.0, whole genome shotgun sequence genomic window carries:
- the LOC141020530 gene encoding F-box protein At2g26160-like, which yields MEAARYGPWSDLPPELLGLVLKRLPSLADRVRLRAVCHPWRSNGLLQQLPVPFPWLTLPDGTFFSIPGGEVHRMPIPDGASCCGSIDNWLFLMGSDDTCTLMNPFSKTTFELPDLVTVWRHEAHYESDHKQLLYKLVTPSPLDISPDSLIAALIKDGGNGTLCISQPPIAPYLVQGNRKPLQHLFDVAFFDGKLYAVSVFGKLFTLKFCNNLGSMPKIKCVIESLGDCRGGPECIPREEVCTYRLYLVECGGRLLMVKRFIRRVGPISRDDVFENMQTGGFVVLEADLHSNPCRWRRICELGGHALFIGQHGSKSMPAKECSGSEEDCIYFICDYPHPKYFSSPFRDSGVYNMRNERITPLMSQTAAPAHDAGQWRPAWFFPPEAV from the coding sequence ATGGAGGCTGCGCGGTACGGACCTTGGTCAGATCTTCCGCCGGAACTCCTGGGCCTTGTCCTCAAGCGCCTCCCTTCGCTAGCTGACCGTGTTCGTCTGAGAGCAGTCTGTCACCCATGGCGCTCTAATGGTCTGCTGCAACAGCTTCCCGTCCCATTCCCGTGGCTCACCCTTCCTGATGGTACCTTCTTCAGCATCCCAGGAGGCGAGGTTCACCGCATGCCTATACCAGATGGTGCTAGTTGCTGTGGCTCCATCGACAACTGGTTATTCCTCATGGGCAGTGATGACACATGCACGTTGATGAACCCTTTCTCCAAGACCACGTTTGAGCTTCCTGATCTGGTCACAGTTTGGCGGCATGAGGCGCATTATGAATCTGATCATAAGCAACTTTTGTACAAGTTGGTCACACCCTCGCCCCTGGACATATCACCTGATTCCCTCATTGCGGCATTGATCAAGGATGGTGGCAATGGTACACTTTGCATTAGCCAGCCACCGATTGCCCCTTACTTGGTACAGGGCAATAGGAAGCCATTGCAGCACCTATTTGATGTTGCGTTCTTTGATGGAAAGTTGTACGCGGTGTCTGTCTTTGGCAAGCTGTTCACCCTTAAGTTTTGCAACAACCTTGGTAGTATGCCAAAGATCAAATGCGTAATTGAGTCTTTGGGTGATTGTCGTGGAGGACCAGAATGCATTCCCAGAGAGGAAGTGTGTACATACAGGTTATATCTAGTTGAATGTGGTGGTAGACTGTTGATGGTTAAACGATTTATTCGTCGCGTAGGACCTATCTCTAGGGATGATGTGTTTGAAAATATGCAGACTGGTGGGTTTGTTGTCCTTGAGGCAGACTTGCACTCCAACCCGTGCCGATGGAGAAGGATCTGTGAGTTGGGTGGCCATGCTCTCTTTATTGGCCAGCATGGCTCCAAGTCTATGCCTGCTAAAGAATGCAGCGGATCTGAAGAAGACTGCATCTACTTCATTTGTGACTATCCCCATCCAAAGTATTTTTCGAGCCCATTTCGCGACTCTGGTGTGTACAACATGCGAAATGAGAGGATCACGCCATTGATGTCTCAGACGGCAGCACCGGCACATGATGCTGGCCAGTGGCGCCCGGCATGGTTTTTCCCTCCTGAAGCTGTGTGA
- the LOC109756148 gene encoding anthocyanin 5-aromatic acyltransferase, protein MHLHSLANLFVDCYFAMSSRVRLVNVTRVHPACAAAAGDLELAFFDIAQVAKIPIQRLFFFDGPGLPPFPSVVSALRSSLADTLAVFFPLAGELAFRPSSGAVVVDCSPAAVSSGVRFVEAEYMGGADDMRRLAREEEHDTEAFSQLVPDLDVAQLPARVLAVQVTRPAAGHGAVAVGVTILHAVADGQAVWQFMRAWSTASRAGAAALVGLVPPPTFDRSPILQHPIAAELSRTFLRFFAPALPLLRSPPSTSSTVDTAPQIRRTFVLTADQIRSLKQQCVPQSGQSLPPASTYVAISSLVWASIVRAKSMDHADDTHFMVAADCRRRLRPAPGEGYFGNCIRPCFARANVGELRGEGGVARAAAAIRERVREDLERTSDPLEGMERVLDVVRGVPRERLTSVASSHRFMAYETDFGWGAPSRVELVSMFAAELVTLLGAKQAGAVQVSVALRRHLMEAFAANFLALAGSS, encoded by the exons ATGCACTTACACTCCCTCGCTAACCTTTTTGTTGATTGTTATTTCGCCATGAGCTCCCGCGTGCGACTTGTCAATGTCACCCGTGTCCACCCTGCCTGTGCCGCTGCCGCCGGCGACCTCGAGCTCGCCTTCTTCGACATCGCGCAGGTCGCCAAGATACCGATCCAGAGGCTCTTCTTCTTCGACGGCCCCGGCCTCCCGCCGTTCCCGTCCGTCGTCAGCGCCCTAAGGTCCTCCCTCGCCGACACCCTCGCCGTCTTCTTCCCGCTCGCCGGCGAGCTGGCCTTCcgcccctcctccggcgccgTCGTCGTCGACTGCTCCCCGGCCGCGGTCTCCTCCGGTGTCAGGTTCGTGGAGGCCGAGTACATGGGCGGCGCCGACGACATGCGCCGCCTGGCCCGCGAGGAGGAGCACGACACCGAGGCGTTCTCGCAGCTTGTCCCGGACCTGGACGTGGCGCAGCTGCCCGCTCGCGTTCTCGCCGTGCAGGTCACCAGGCCGGCGGCGGGCCACGGCGCCGTGGCGGTAGGGGTGACCATCCTGCACGCGgtcgccgacggccaggccgtgtGGCAGTTCATGCGGGCGTGGTCGACGGCGTCGCGGGCGGGCGCCGCCGCGCTAGTGGGGCTCGTGCCGCCGCCCACGTTTGACCGGTCTCCGATCCTGCAGCACCCCATCGCCGCGGAGCTGTCCCGAACTTTCTTGCGCTTCTTCGCGCCGGCGCTGCCTCTG CTGAGGTCGCCACCGAGCACATCTTCCACGGTGGACACGGCGCCGCAGATCCGAAGGACCTTCGTGCTCACCGCCGACCAGATCCGGTCCCTGAAGCAGCAGTGCGTTCCGCAAAGCGGCCAGAGCCTGCCGCCTGCGAGCACCTACGTCGCCATCTCGTCCCTCGTGTGGGCGTCCATCGTCCGCGCCAAGTCCATGGACCACGCGGACGACACCCACTTCATGGTCGCCGCGGACTGCCGGCGCCGGCTGCGCCCGGCGCCCGGCGAGGGCTACTTCGGGAACTGCATCCGGCCGTGCTTCGCTCGGGCCAACGTGGGCGAGCTGCGCGGCGAGGGCGGGGtggcgcgcgcggcggcggccATCCGGGAGCGCGTCCGCGAGGACCTGGAGCGGACCTCGGACCCGCTGGAGGGGATGGAGCGCGTGCTGGATGTCGTCCGCGGCGTGCCCAGGGAGCGGCTGACCTCGGTGGCGTCGTCGCACCGGTTCATGGCGTACGAGACGGACTTCGGGTGGGGCGCCCCGAGCCGCGTCGAGCTCGTCTCCATGTTCGCGGCGGAGCTGGTGACGCTGCTCGGTGCGAAGCAGGCCGGCGCCGTGCAGGTGTCCGTGGCGCTTCGCCGGCACCTGATGGAGGCGTTCGCGGCCAACTTCCTTGCGCTGGCCGGGAGCAGCTAG
- the LOC109756147 gene encoding uncharacterized protein — MMPSIMAAASNHARANYPCPSCSISSNNIYCGWERCSVAVGHSEAMSGQLKKTTRGEEAAQQRASSSEEQQQEKINEVRGLLDSLTEEMPSFLSDATIRRFLRARSWSTEQATKSLKETVKWRRQYRPDAISWDDIPETENEARRTHVADYLDKNGRSVLVANVPMKSKVSAKEQIKHLVYLLEYLATNSADEQDDFVVWLTDFRGWSISSTSLSIARESMHIIQNYYPGVIAVAIPFDPPRMFESFWKIAKNFVQPDMKEKVKFVYANKPESLKIMADIFDLDTLESSFGGRSTGTAFHINKYAERMRRADKMRGASKDSNGHNHN, encoded by the exons ATGATGCCATCCATTATGGCGGCTGCAAGCAACCACGCTCGCGCCAACTACCCGTGCCCGTCATGTTCCATCTCCTCCAACAATATATACTGCGGGTGGGAGCGCTGCAGTGTGGCCGTAGGACACTCTGAAGCAATGAGTGGCCAGCTGAAGAAGACGACCAGGGGCGAGGAAGCCGCGCAGCAGAGAGCGTCGTCTTCGGAAGAACAGCAGCAGGAAAAG ATAAATGAGGTGCGGGGTCTCCTCGACAGTCTGACGGAGGAGATGCCGAGTTTTCTGTCGGACGCCACCATCCGGCGTTTCCTCCGGGCGAGGAGCTGGAGCACGGAGCAGGCAACCAAGTCTCTCAAGGAGACTGTCAAGTGGAGGCGTCAGTACAGGCCGGATGCAATTTCCTGG GACGACATTCCAGAAACGGAGAACGAGGCCCGGAGGACACATGTGGCCGACTACCTTGACAAGAACGGAAGAAGTGTCCTCGTAGCAAACGTGCCAATGAAG TCTAAAGTTTCAGCAAAGGAGCAGATAAAGCACCTGGTATATCTCCTGGAGTATCTCGCCACCAACTCAGCGGATGAACAAGACGACTTCGTCGTTTGGCTGACCGACTTCCGAGGCTGGTCCATATCGAGCACGTCACTGTCGATAGCCCGCGAATCCATGCACATAATCCAGAACTACTATCCAGGGGTGATAGCCGTGGCGATTCCTTTCGACCCTCCCAGGATGTTTGAATCTTTTTGGAAG ATAGCCAAGAACTTCGTGCAGCCAGACATGAAAGAGAAAGTGAAGTTTGTGTATGCAAACAAGCCGGAGAGCCTCAAGATAATGGCTGACATCTTTGACTTGGATACACTGGAGTCTTCGTTTGGAGGAAGAAGCACCGGTACGGCCTTCCACATCAACAAGTATGCAGAGAGAATGAGAAGAGCCGACAAGATGAGAGGAGCATCAAAAGATTCAAATGGCCACAACCACAACTGA